The Solanum pennellii chromosome 11, SPENNV200 sequence GCAGGTTCAGGAGTATAAGGAGAAAAGTCATTCAGGTAATGATGATGTTGCTGatgaaatgaattatgaaaattctAGTGATTTAAacttaaatttgagaaaaggGGGTGGTAATTTAAGTAATGGGTTGAATTTGGATTTGAATTATGATGTGACAGTTAATTTGAACGAGGATGATGTTGATGGGGTAGTTGATTTGAATAGGAGTCAAGGGTTGATATTGGATTTGAACATTGAGCAGAATATGGGTGTAAATGAAGTTAAGTTGGAAAATTTGGAGGGAAGCTTGAATAGAAGCAATGTGATTGATTTGAATGTGGATGCAAATGGGGATGTAGGTCATGTCTTGGAGGATGTAGGGATAAAGAACTGTTTTGACTTGAATTTAGGGCTAGATGATGTAAGTAAGAACATAAATGTTGGTGGTGGTGATGAGACGTCAAAGGAAATGACTTGCTGTTCCGGAGAAGGAGGAACCCAGGAGAAAGAGGGTAGTAGAGATAATGAGAGAATTGATGGCGGAGATGAAGAGAAGGTCCCAATGAATTTGGAGACATGTTTGACTGAGAATGAGTCAGCAAATGGCACTCTACGGGAAGTTGATGTTCAGTTGACAACACCTGATAAGGGTACTGATGGGTTGGAAGTGCAAAATGGTGTTTTGGAGAGCTTGCCGAAGGGGAAAAGGGGTAGGAAGAAGAGGAAGCTCTTGGATGCTGGCAAAGGTGTTACAGAGACAGTGTTGAGAAGAAGTGCTCGCAGAGCGAAAATAGAATCCGGTTCTGCTGAAGATCGTGTTTCTTGTGCAGTAGTGTCTGATGCAGCGAGTGACCCACTGTTGTCTCCTGCACTTAGTGTGGTATCAGAGGAGAAAATTATTGTATCAGGTCGTGAAGAGTCTGAAAAATCTGATACTATTCCTCCAAAGATGGATTTGCCTCCTTCTTCCAGTAGTTTAGATTTGGATGCTCTTCCTGTGCTTGATGTCTTCTCTGTCTATTCATTTTTGAGATCGTTTAGTACTTTATTATTCTTGAGCCCCTTTGAGTTGGAAGACTTTGTAGCATGCATAAAGGCAAATGCTCCTACTTTGTTGTTTGACTCTATTCATTTCTCTCTATTGCAAATACTGAGGAAGCATTTGAAATCTCTTTCAGATGAAAGTTCTGAATCTGCATCTGGTTGTCTCAGGTAAAGTTTTTAACTCTCATAAAGTTGTGTATACATTGGTTTTTGCTTGAATTTCTTTGATACTCAAATTTATCTGTACATTTACAAATTGTGGAAGTAGGTCTCTTAACTGGGATTTGCTGGACCTGATCACATGGCCTATCTTTATGGTTGAATATCTACTACTACATGGATCTGAACTGAAACCAAGTTTTGATCTCCGTCATTTTAAACTATTCGAGAGGGATTACTACAAGCAACCAGCTTCTTTGAAGATTGAAATGCTTAGGTGTCTTTGTGATGACGTGATTGAAGTAGAGGCCATACAATCAGAGCTTAACAGAAGAATTGTAGCAGCAGAGAATATGGATTTTGATCGGAATTCGAAGTCTGACAGTTCCAAGAAGAGGAGGGCTTCCATGTCTGTTGCTGTAGGTTCATGCTTTAGTGAAGCAGTCGATGAGTCAACAGACTGGAATAGTGACGAATGCTGCCTCTGCAAAATGGATGGTAGCTTAATATGCTGTGATGGCTGCCCTTCTGCATACCATTCCAAGTGCGTTGGTGTTGCTAGTAGTCACTTGCCTGAGGGTGATTGGTATTGCCCTGAATGTCTGATTGACAAAAAGAATCCGCGGTTGAATTTGGCAAAATCAATTCGAGGGGCAGAGGTATTGGCAACTGATCTGTACGGCCGGCTATACTATAGTTGCTGTGATTACCTATTGGTGTAAGTTCCATCACCCTTGGCTTAAAGTTAGTAAGTGATTATATCTTCTCAGTATCATTCTGTTTGTGTTTCAACATTCATCTTTCGACACAACTCTTTGTAATGTTTGGGACAGTTTGTATCAGATATTAGGTATCAGTATATGCCTATATGGTCTAGGTTGCTAttgacattaacattttcaCTTGATGTTGTGATGTGTAAAATGCAAAATTCATAATCAAAGTAGAATTGGAATGTTTGCGGTCGAATGGTCAAATAGTTGCAAGGAATTCCATATAGCCAACTCCATCATTCTTTAGGACTAAATTGTGGTAGATTGCCATCAATGTTGTGATTTTGGTATCCATCTGATGTCATGACATGTTTAATATCATATTCATCTTCCTCTCAAGCTGGAGTGTTTTATTCTTCGTATTATTAAAGATAAccattttgttttaaataagcTGAAACATGAGTAACAATGACCGATAAATCTTTTCCTTCCATTTAGTAATAAAGTGTTGTGCAGATACAGGTTGTTGTAGAGTACTATTACCTTTTTCTAATTTGAATGTCTTCATAGAAGTATAGAATCACGAATGAATATGGCGGATGTCTCTTACATAAAAAACACTAGTTTTTAGTGAGAGGAACTCCCACTTCTCCCCAACCTTGACTCGATCAAATCTCAGATGGTAGGTATTTGATTCATCAGTGTGAATGACAAACCCATCTCTGACCTTCTAGATTAGTTAGAATACACCAAGCAACTTAGTGTATGACAGAGAACTCTATGATAGACATGTCTCAGTTTATCAATGACTGCGAAGAATTACAAGGGAGTTAGATGCATGACCAATTAGTGCTTAAAGGAGAATGAAGTTATATAAGCTGGCTAATGGAGTTTTTATATGATCAAGAGAGAAAGGTAAAAGATGAAATCAGCTTCTGGAGATGTGCTTTATTGGTCTCTTTGAGTGCCAAGTTGTGGATGGCTAGATGGCAAAAGGTTATTGCTGTCCTCAAGGTCTCTAGGTTAGTAGTATCATTGCTGATGTTTCTTTGTTGACCTCTTCAATTGCCATGTTGCTTCCATCAGAAGAATCATGGAGTGAGAATGCTAGGTTAGCCTCGAGGTCTCTAGGTTAGCAGGTTCAttgattatatttaaatttctttccAAACTAGAAGCTATATCAGAGATATCTGAATGATTGGGAGATTGGGAGAATAACAGAATTCCATAACTCTCAGTTGCAAGATTCGACAATCTGACTGAAGAAGTGGACAGACTATGGAACAGAAACAGTAAGGGAATTTTTTCTATCAAATCTGCATACAGGGAGCTAAATGTAGGAGTGGTGAAGGAAAGAGATTGGCCTTGGAAGATGATATGGAAACCAAAAATTCCCTATAAAGTTAACTGTTTCATCTGGCTTTTGGCCAAAGAAGCAGTGTTAACTCATGATGATCTGAACAAAAGGGGTCGCCAACTATCCTCTGGGTGTTTTTTATGTAGGAAACAATCTGAGACAATCAACCATCTTTTTTTGCATTGCAAATGGACACACCAGCTTTGGAGGATGTTCATCAGTCTGAAAGTGATTAGTTGGGTGAAACCTGGAAGCATTGCAGACGTTCTAAGATGCTGGAATATGGATGGTAATGTGAGCAAAAAGGGGGAAAGATGGAAGATTGTCCATCATGCATTTGGTGGTCGATTTGGATTGAGAGGAACAAGAGGTGCTTTGAGGGGACTCAAAACAACATTCAGAATCTTAAAATGAATTGTTTAGGCCTTTTTTATTTTGGGTGTGAGCAAAAGCTATTGCTCAAGCAGAAGATGCTTGTGATGTTTTAAACCTTTTGTGTGGCACAAAACTGAACTACAATTTGTGAGTtgcagtgttatcaaaggcaAAAAGCGCAAAAAAGCTCTAAGGTCCGTGAGGGCTTTAAGCGTAAAGCGCAAATAAAGCGtgggctttaatgaaaaaaggcgTAAAGGGAGAAAAGAATACAAATCTATCTTTTAgtccaagactaataattataaacatgaatcacaaatatatgaccaaagaaattgaaaaaaaaattatgataaagtgaaatatcaattatttagtgTCACTTCTTCATATGAGGCTGATTGGCAAGGAAACGTTTGCCTTAGAACCTTGATGTTGACACTGAAGCGCACATAAAGCGAGGCAAAGCGCTCAACATGTTTTGAGCctcgcttcagggcttaagcgcctttgataacactaGTAAGTTGTAATAATTTTGAAGGGGAACTACACTTTGGTTGTAGTATACCTGTGTGGGATATATAGAAGTAAAGTTACCATTgtcaacaaaaagaagaagaaaaagttgaaTGAGTATTGACAGAAGGGCTAGATGGTTGAGTCCTTGCGTTGTTGGACCACACTTGTAGGCTGTAGCACTGGTTGCATAGGCATACAAAGAAGAAACAGGTTGTCATTGGTGAGCTTGGTTAGGTTCTCAATTCATTGTCAACCTCATCCAGGCAATTGAAGTGGTGAGTTGTGATCTTTTTGATAGGTGCAGTTCAGATGAGTCTAACTGATATGTCAAAAGCGAGACTCATAGTTAAGGATTTGGATCTTTTTTGTTATCGGCATTGGTTGCACTGCAGTGCAAAGAAAAGATGGTATTGTAGGTGAGCTTTATTGGGCTTGCCTTTTATCTTTAGAGTGTCAAACTCTGACGTCTTTGTGGATAGTGAGTTTAAGTGGTATTTCACAAGTGAAGCTCATAGTTAAGGATGAGACATAGATTTCAGCCTTGTTGTCGGCAATGACAATTTTGTTATGGAGTGCAAGTATACCTGGAAAGAAGACCGAGCTAGTTCCAGCTAGTCTACACTCATCCTATTCATGTAAGTGATTTTAGGGAAACAAGGAGAGGAAAGAACTCATAAGTGGCTGAGGCAAATAAAGAGGAGAAACAATGCTGGTTTAGAAGCCAGGGACAAACCAATTGTTGGGTACGGGCTTGGGCTTGATTCCTTGAGTTCAATTCTCCCTCGGACCGAGAGGTGTTGGGCCTATTTAATAAAACCCATCCATTTGACAAAAATAAATGTTACGACTCGAGAGGATAAGATGCATCATTGTTAACTGGCGTTGTTTGagcaaaataaaattgagaggATGTGAGCCATCTCTTATTACACTATGATTTTTCTTGGCAATTGTGTTTATCAATGTTTGTAGTGTTGACTATTTAAATGGGTGCTACCTAGCATAGTTGGGTGCAAGATGTGAAGCTGGAGGCTAAGCAAGTTGGAAGCTCGAAACAAGAAGTTATGGAAGACCCTAACCTTTTGCAATTTTTGGTTTTGATGGAGAGAAATAGgataaattttgaatgaattgaGAACCTATTGAGAGTCAAAagttctccttttttttttatatattttttgtgtaaagTGACTTAGGTGTCTTCACAATTGGATGCTATATAATCTAGCATGCTATTTGTGAAATAAAAATGGACTTCCAGTTCCCCCCACCCCCTACCACTCCATGTGCGAACAAAGTAGTAATAAGTCATATTGAATCAATGGATTCATGACAAAAGTAAAATCCCCCGATGacattttatcacaattaatatattttggCTGATAGAGGGATCAAATGgtatatatttcatttgttggTCACTTGGAGGGTTAATGCATGACTCTTGCTTTACAATGGGTTGTTTTTACCACCTGTAGGAGGAAGAGAAGATGAGGGCGTGAGATGTTGCACCTCCGGCCTTCTTATGGTTATATGGAAGGAGAGGAATAAGAGAGTTGTTGATGGgatataaaatgattttgtttttgtacTATTGAGGAATAGTCTCAtgtatgttttcttcttttggtgCACCCACTAGGTTCATCCGTTCATGTTTACATGGAAGATTGGTGGACATTTATTGAATACCATCTTTCATGGTATGATAACTACTTTTTGGTAGTACTCTTTGTATATGGGATTCCCCATATTTTAGTTTGTAAGTTCTACCTAATGTTAGGACACTGCATCATCTGTATCGACTTCTAAAATATGATAGTTGTTTTTAATCTGGCACACAGACTTGTGTtttcttgttatgttttgttCCAGACAGTCTCTACTTAGAAAAGGTGAGGGTAAGGTTTGTGTACATCCTACCCTCCCCAGACTcgcttgtgggattacactgggtatgttgttattAACACTCTTTACCATTTTCTCTCAGTTTCTTGGAGTAAAATAGTACTTAATCATTCTCTCTGACTTGAGTTTGTGTTGTTGTTCTTGCAGGTCAGATCCATGCGAAGACGAGTTCTCACCTAAGTATTACCACAGAAATGATTTGGCTCTGGTTATTGGGATGATGAAGTCATCACAAAAGGTTTATGGAACTGTGTTAAGTGCGATTATGAAGCTTTGGGATACAAATAGTATGGCTGCGGGTGCAAAATGTGATCCGGATACCCAGCAGAAAACTATGCCCTCAAATTTTCTGTCATTAATTCTATCGCAACATGAAGAGAAGGTAAATGAAGGAAAGCAAGCGGAAAAGCTCTCATCATGTTCTGATGATGTGGGATATGATGAATCGGAGACAGTTGACCCATCAATGAAAATGGGAAATATACTGCCAGGGTCGGAAGGATCAGCTGAAATATCTCAGGTTGTTGCAGACAATCAAAATTACAAGGAGGGTGGAACTTTTGAAGATTCTAATCTTACCGCCAAAATTAAGGAGACTAGAAGACCTCTCAGGGAAAGAAAGGGCAATGAGTCTGTGGACTTGGGGCTGTCAACAACGAGCAACAAAGAAATCATGTCAGAAGAGCAGTATGCAGAAAGTTATGTGAACTTTTATAGCTTTGCTCGAATAGCATCATCAGTTGTTGAAGAGTTAACAAAGAAATCACCTGGTAAGACTGGTGAAGATGCTAAAAAAACGGTGGATGAAATAATCTCAGCGCAGCTGAAGGCCATATCTAGCAAATCTATTGATTTTTGCTGGCCCAATGTTCAGAATATGAAGATTGATGCTAGGAAAGAAGATTGTGGGTGGTGCATCTCTTGCAAAGTTCCGGAGTGTGAGAAGGACTGCTTGTTCATCCAGAATAGCACAGGACCTGCTCCAGAAAGTTTTTCTAGTGATGCATTGGGTGTTCATTCCAGGAGGAACAGGGAAAGCCATCTTGTTAATGTCCTTTGCTACATATTGAGCACTGAGGATCGTCTTCATGGACTTCTGTCAGGTCCTTGGTTGAATCCACAGCACTCCCAAAATTGGCGCAAAGATGTTACTGAAGCACATGATATAGATACACTGAGAGCTTTTTTGCTTACAGTAAGTATGATCATCCctctcttttttactttttggggTACCCTCTCTTATTATTTTTGCCTTTTGGGATAAGTCAAAAAGATTTTCATTAATAAACACAGACTGGGTGGTTGAATATATGTAGAAGAGGTGCATGTGTCTCCACATCCATTGTCTTCCACCTAGTTTAACTTACTACCATTCGGCATGGTGTTCtcccctcacaccaaaaatacaagtgaaataaaaaagattttagtgttcTCTACATCATTCTCACTATTATCATCCCGCTCTTTTTGCCATTTTTCAATTGCAAAACGCCTTCTACtttgattttgtaaaatgaTACGCGCCTTTGTTTCATTTGCAAAATGCCTGTACTTTGATTTTGTAAATGATGCGCACCTTTGTTTCATTTGCTCTTTATCCATCTAACATCTTACTTTATGGGAGCTTAATCTTCCTGACTGTTCTTAATGCTTCATATTGAGGAGAATATACTTATAGGCAGTTATCTGTTACTGTGATAGCTTAAATAGGAAGTTATATCCCTTCTCAGTCCCTAGTTCTTTTGGAGGGCGGAAAGGTCAGCTTGACAAGCTATTTCCAGTTACATGTACCATGTGATCTTAATGTTTCACATACTTAGGCCCAGTAACAGTATAAAGGAGGTTGAGAATTAAAGAAAAAGGCACTAGATGGTGCCAAAACCATCAGTACAGAGAGCAAGGACAGCAGATCCAACTATGAAATCCTGACAGTTACAGAGCACCTATCAGATCTACTAAGGATACTGCCTCCTCTACAAAATGTTTTTTACACCAAAGATGAAAAAGATGAAAGCACTTCATCTTAAAATTCTGTAAAGAGCTACTTCTTCCTTCAAACATTCTTaaatttctctctttccaaACTGTACATCATATACAAGCAGGAATCTATCTCCACCATTTCTTCTGTCTGACTACACTCCCGATGCAATTCCAACTTTTTTAGCAGGTCACTAGTGTTGGAAGGCATACACCACTGTAGGCTCGCAATGTTAAGAAAAGCTACAGAAGACCAGTAACAAAACAATGAAGAAACAGATGACTATTGGATTCTGTTTCTAAACCACAAAAAGTACATCTAGAGCATAATTGGAATCCCCTTCTCCTTATATTCTCTTGAGTCAGGCAAGCCTCTCTTGCCACTAACTAGGATAAGTGCAAAATTTTTCTAGGAACCTTAACTTTCCAAATGTATCTCCAGGGGTACTCTGGTATTTGCTGATCCAAATTACATAATGCGTGATAAGCAGACTTTGCTGAAGAAAATACCTTGGCACTTCATGCCAAAACCCATATCTTCAAGCACATTGAGAAGGAAACTCCAGTTAACATGATCATAGGCCTTCTTAATATCAAGCTTACAAAGAATACCAGATTCTTGCCCTTTACTCTAGTATCCACACATTCATTGGCAATTAAATAAGCATTTCATGGTGTGTCTGCCTCTTAAAAAGCTAACTGATGCCCATTTACCAGCTTATATGCCGTGCCACCTTCTTCAATCTCTCTGTCAATAGTTTTGAAATAATCTT is a genomic window containing:
- the LOC107004581 gene encoding DDT domain-containing protein PTM, with product MGDYVGRTVSKEVQGVGTFNGTVKSYNSETGFFEIVYDSGDSEVLDLSQLNCLLNGSHPHEHQQQQQEPVPSSTVGRKPKKRQRLAKQQVQEYKEKSHSGNDDVADEMNYENSSDLNLNLRKGGGNLSNGLNLDLNYDVTVNLNEDDVDGVVDLNRSQGLILDLNIEQNMGVNEVKLENLEGSLNRSNVIDLNVDANGDVGHVLEDVGIKNCFDLNLGLDDVSKNINVGGGDETSKEMTCCSGEGGTQEKEGSRDNERIDGGDEEKVPMNLETCLTENESANGTLREVDVQLTTPDKGTDGLEVQNGVLESLPKGKRGRKKRKLLDAGKGVTETVLRRSARRAKIESGSAEDRVSCAVVSDAASDPLLSPALSVVSEEKIIVSGREESEKSDTIPPKMDLPPSSSSLDLDALPVLDVFSVYSFLRSFSTLLFLSPFELEDFVACIKANAPTLLFDSIHFSLLQILRKHLKSLSDESSESASGCLRSLNWDLLDLITWPIFMVEYLLLHGSELKPSFDLRHFKLFERDYYKQPASLKIEMLRCLCDDVIEVEAIQSELNRRIVAAENMDFDRNSKSDSSKKRRASMSVAVGSCFSEAVDESTDWNSDECCLCKMDGSLICCDGCPSAYHSKCVGVASSHLPEGDWYCPECLIDKKNPRLNLAKSIRGAEVLATDLYGRLYYSCCDYLLVSDPCEDEFSPKYYHRNDLALVIGMMKSSQKVYGTVLSAIMKLWDTNSMAAGAKCDPDTQQKTMPSNFLSLILSQHEEKVNEGKQAEKLSSCSDDVGYDESETVDPSMKMGNILPGSEGSAEISQVVADNQNYKEGGTFEDSNLTAKIKETRRPLRERKGNESVDLGLSTTSNKEIMSEEQYAESYVNFYSFARIASSVVEELTKKSPGKTGEDAKKTVDEIISAQLKAISSKSIDFCWPNVQNMKIDARKEDCGWCISCKVPECEKDCLFIQNSTGPAPESFSSDALGVHSRRNRESHLVNVLCYILSTEDRLHGLLSGPWLNPQHSQNWRKDVTEAHDIDTLRAFLLTLESNLRPLALTPDWLKHVDSLAKMGSGHHIIINSSRVRHGIGKKKARHLEPEVNPSSNAGSGLSLFWWRGGRLSRRLFNWKLLPQSLARKAARQGGCKKIPDMLYPDNSDFAKRNKCIAWRAAVETSRTVEQLALQVRDLDAHIRWDDIGNTNILAIIDKEFQKAVRSFKKATVRKKSSEGSVVKYLLDFGKRRFLPDIVVRCGTVPEEASTERKRYWLEEAHMPLHLVKGFEEKRIARKSSKITVGKHRETKRIMKKPLKEKGFAYLFLKAERSEYYQCGHCNKDVLIREAVSCQYCKGFFHKRHVRKSSGVVAAEFKHTCHKCMDVNNLRKNVKRGRIEMQKSEEASKALRPLRLKVISGGTKNKQPAQSPSSKKKPVVIPLRRSARRAKFVVVQNKKIGRKKGKQTKSGRGRGRPRKHAKVDISEKKKPAEVAWRRKRMQLCRIYWLNGLLLSQKPKDERVTLFRSKKLLVLSGELGGAADQPKCSLCGELEYTPTSNYIACEVCGDWFHGDAFGLTAERITKVIGFKCHECRRRTPPFCAHLHATNSKGKQVMLESTECKSADETFDIESLSTKGPLEQKSHLNDESGSCFTGDNGEKCPQGTPLDSCHAENGSLPIISSEQRKTTDSCSEMDIVLPEEPGLLNDNVNAIKEEDQRVSNELLTSNDSSLLNDDAIELNPREDME